Genomic DNA from Aquisalimonas asiatica:
CCCTTTCTCGTAACCGAACAGCAGCGCCTCCAGCATGTTCTCGGGTATCGCCGCGCAGTTCACTGCCACGAACGGGCCCCGGGCCCGATCCGACTGTTCGTGCAGGTAGCGCGCGAACACCTCCTTACCGGTGCCACTCTCGCCGTTGAGCAGCACGGTGACCGGCTTCGGCGCCACGCGCCGCGCAAGATCCAGCACACCCCTGGTGCGCTCATCCACCGCGATCACGCCGCGACTGTTCATGACCACGGCGTGGCGCCGCGTCACGCTGACCACGGCCGATGCGTCTTCGGGGTTCGTCAGAAAATCGACAGCACCGGACCGAATCGCCTGGACCGCGCGCGGTACCTCCGCGCCGGCCTCCATGACCACCACCGGTGGCGCACCCGCGTGGCGCCGCAACTGGCGCCAGTCCCCGGGGCAGGCACCGTGGACCAGCGCCAGACTCACAGGCATGGACGCCACCAGATCGCAGGCGGAATCGACTGATGCCGCAGGCACGGGCTCGAAACCGGCAGCGTCAAGCGCCGCACAGGGCGCCTCGCGCGTAGCTTCGTCCGCTGCGACTACCAGGATTTTGTTTTCCGACACGGCGCACCCTCCGCATTCCGGACCGCAGCGTCATTTCGCCGACGGTTTCCGCGTTGTAGGGATGATTAATGCAGAAGACGTGCCAGAAATGGCCCGGGCGGGAGCCCGCCCGGAGCGGATCAGCTCACATCCGGACGCTGGATGTCGTACTTGCGCAGTTTCTCCACCAGGGTGGTCCGCCGGAGCTGAAGCAGCTCGGCTGCCTTGGCAACCACGCCATCAGACTCTTCCAGCGCCTCGCGGATCAGTCGCTGTTCCAGCTCGCCCAGGTACCAGCGCATATCGAGTCCGCCATCAGTGCGCTTGACCAGGCGCGCATCGGGATGCCGTGGAGCCTTGCCATTCACAGCGGGAAGCTGCTCCATGGCGCCGGCGTCCCTCATCGTGTCACGCACCTCGATCGCGTCGGAGGTGTCCGTATCGTCTGCAGCGGACGCCCCCTCATCGACCGCATCACTGCCCGCCTCGCCAACGGTTTCGCTGTCCTCCGCAACCATGTCGCGCAGCAGCTTCTCCGGCAGCTCGTCCACCACCACCTCGTCGAACGGGCAGATGATCGCCAGCCGCTCGATCAGGTTGGCCAGCTCGCGCACGTTACCCGGCCACTCGTAACGGCTGAGAACCGACAACGCCTCGGAGGACAGCCGCACCGAGCCGCGCCCTTCATCTTCGATCCGCTTGGTCAACTCCTTGACCAGCACCGGGAGGTCGCTGGCGCGTTCGCGCAGCGGCGGGGTTTCGATGGGGAAGACGTTCAGGCGGTAGAAGAGATCCTCCCGAAAGGAGCCGTCCTGGATCTTCGCCTCCAGGTCCCGGTGGGTCGCCGCCAGCACCCGGACGTCGGCCTCGATGCGCTTGTTGCCACCGACACGCTCGAAGGTGCGCTCCTGCAGCACCCGCAGCAGTTTCACCTGCATGTCGGGGCTCATGTCGCCGATTTCGTCGAGGAATATGGTGCCGCCTTTCGCCATCTCGAACCGGCCCTGGCGGGCTGTAATCGCACCGGTGAACGCCCCCTTCTCGTGACCGAACAGCTCGCTCTCAAGAAGATCCGGCGGAATGGCGCCGCAGTTGATGGGCACGAACGGGCCACTGCGCCGGGACGAGCGCGCGTGAATGTTCTGGGCGATCACTTCCTTGCCGGTACCTGACTCGCCGAGGATCAGTACGCTGGCGTCCGTCCCGGCGACCTGGTCGATGAGCTTCTTGACCCGTTTCATGGGCCGGCTGTCGCCCACCAGCCTCGGTGCGCCCGCCTTGCGCGCGAACTGATCACGGCGCCGGGCATTGTGTTTGAGCGCCTGCTTCAGCGCCGCGGTAAACTGGGCCTGTCGCAGCGGCAGGTCCAGCGTGCCGAGCACGTTGCCGGCGACGTTCTCCGCCGCGATGCGGGCGGCACCTTCCGGCACGAGCAGAAATACCGGAAGGTCATCGAGTTCACGGTTCAGTCGCTCCAGCGCAGCCAGCCAGCCGGAGTCGCCCTCCTCGACAGTGAACAGCGCCAGCGCCGGCTCCTTCTCGCGAACCGCAGCCTCGAGCTGCGCCGGATCACCGAAGCAGGCCGTATGATGGTCCTGGAAGCGGAGGATCGCTTCCACGGCATTCGCCCGCTCGCGATCCTCATCAAAGATGATCACACTAACCACACGCACCCCCCAGAGAAATCCCTGCTGACCCACCCCTGCCAAAGGGTGTGATCGACGCTGTCTGATGATGACCTTGTTGGGGCTCCGTCCCCGGTCAATTCGTTGTTGCATCGCACACCGGCGACGCCAATGGTTCGACAGTAGGATCAGGCCAGAGGGGTGTCAACGATCCGGCGTCGGGAATGCGACGCGGTTCACGCGGGTTTCGGCGGGAACGCAGGCGGGGTTTGAGCAGCTACATCACAAAAAACACGTAACGTGTTGTTTTGTCGTTATCAACGGCTGAAGTTACGCTCACATGGTGAGAATCAACGTGAATACCGCCGGTAAGCCGACAATGCGACCTTTCCTGTCTGGGTCCGGCGCACCGCTTCCCCGGCTTCATCCCGGGCCGCCTCGGCAAGCTGGATCAACTCCGGATCCAGAGCCAGGAGCTCGCGGATGCAGTGATTCACCACCTCGGACGCCTCGGCCGGCACCGGCTCGGCAAACAGCTGCTGGCTCAGCTCCCGGCGCTGCACCTCCAGCTCGGTCACCGTGGCCCACTCGCCCTGCCGCGCCGCCCGCAGCATCTGCTCGGTGAGCCCGAGCAGACGACGCGCAGCCTGTTTCTTGTCGTCAGCGGTCATCCACCTGCTCCTCAGCCACTGACACTGATGCTGCCCACCGACTCCGGCGGCGGCGTCTGGCGCTGGTCGGGCTCGCTGGCTGCCTGATCCCGGATGCCGTCCCAGCCGGCCTTGACCTCTCGCATCAGCCGCATCACTTCGTCCAACTTCTCCGGCTCGTTGCGCGAATGGCCCAGCAACAGCGTCTTTTCCTGGTAGAAATACATGGACGCCAGATTACTCGCCAACTCACCACCCTTGTCAAAGTCCAGGGAGTCCAGCAGACCATGCAGGATGCCGCAAGCCTTCTTCACGGCCGTGTTCTTGGCATTGATATCGCCACGCTCCATGGCGGCCTTGGCTTCGGCCGTGCGGGTGATGAACCCTTCCATGAGCATCTGGATCAGGCGATGGGGGTCCGCGTACTCGGCGGACTGGTTGTTCACCTGCTGATACTGGTTGAGCTTCATGTTCGCGTAGGTCATGGCTCGCTCCTTGTACTCTCCCTTAGAGGGAAACGCCACTCATGCCGCCGCCCGGCAGCTGCTGGCTGAGAAATTCACTGGTCTGCTGCAGCTCTGCAACCATGCGGTCCATGGCCGTGAACTGCTGAATGTAGCGGTCTTCCACGCGCGACATGCGCTGATCCAGTCGCGCGCGATCGTCTTCCAGGTCCGACAACCGGTTATTCAGCGAGCTCTCGCGCGAGGTAAGACTGCCCTCAGGCCCGATCAGCGCGTTGATGCGGTTGTCCAGGTCG
This window encodes:
- a CDS encoding sigma-54 dependent transcriptional regulator; amino-acid sequence: MVSVIIFDEDRERANAVEAILRFQDHHTACFGDPAQLEAAVREKEPALALFTVEEGDSGWLAALERLNRELDDLPVFLLVPEGAARIAAENVAGNVLGTLDLPLRQAQFTAALKQALKHNARRRDQFARKAGAPRLVGDSRPMKRVKKLIDQVAGTDASVLILGESGTGKEVIAQNIHARSSRRSGPFVPINCGAIPPDLLESELFGHEKGAFTGAITARQGRFEMAKGGTIFLDEIGDMSPDMQVKLLRVLQERTFERVGGNKRIEADVRVLAATHRDLEAKIQDGSFREDLFYRLNVFPIETPPLRERASDLPVLVKELTKRIEDEGRGSVRLSSEALSVLSRYEWPGNVRELANLIERLAIICPFDEVVVDELPEKLLRDMVAEDSETVGEAGSDAVDEGASAADDTDTSDAIEVRDTMRDAGAMEQLPAVNGKAPRHPDARLVKRTDGGLDMRWYLGELEQRLIREALEESDGVVAKAAELLQLRRTTLVEKLRKYDIQRPDVS
- the fliS gene encoding flagellar export chaperone FliS, with product MTYANMKLNQYQQVNNQSAEYADPHRLIQMLMEGFITRTAEAKAAMERGDINAKNTAVKKACGILHGLLDSLDFDKGGELASNLASMYFYQEKTLLLGHSRNEPEKLDEVMRLMREVKAGWDGIRDQAASEPDQRQTPPPESVGSISVSG
- a CDS encoding flagellar protein FliT; translation: MTADDKKQAARRLLGLTEQMLRAARQGEWATVTELEVQRRELSQQLFAEPVPAEASEVVNHCIRELLALDPELIQLAEAARDEAGEAVRRTQTGKVALSAYRRYSR